A window of the Desulfovibrio sp. Fe33 genome harbors these coding sequences:
- a CDS encoding radical SAM protein: MTRKCNFRCEYCYFPHDNSPVTETLDARRIKAFLDATGETWKVGLTGGEPFIYPGIVDICEILTESHIIGIDTNLSASSKVREFTERIDPARVHNLYVALHIEERERIKGVDAFIRNARLLMDKGFEIIVNYVVHPTLEERFHKDVEFYGSHGIKITPRPFRGTFEGRRYPEAYGDRAQAIFADHPEQGKKVAFNFEGLPCSAGRTLLRMESDGTIFRCPGDKTVLGNVMDEVRLYEGFPPCTKKRCPCRGLDHVRLTSAQAALVEGVQFAVVAENKASEEAFRQAEKTAPGNPCGENNLGVLAWRRGDREEAVRHFERAAQARPDNGLYAENLDTARSGAPGIDPGICLDINAAS, encoded by the coding sequence ATGACGCGGAAATGCAATTTCCGTTGCGAATATTGCTACTTCCCCCACGACAATTCCCCGGTGACGGAGACTCTCGACGCCCGGCGAATCAAGGCTTTTCTCGACGCCACCGGGGAGACTTGGAAAGTCGGACTGACCGGCGGCGAACCCTTCATCTATCCCGGTATCGTCGATATCTGCGAAATCCTCACTGAAAGCCACATCATCGGCATCGACACCAACCTGTCGGCGTCCTCCAAAGTGCGCGAGTTCACGGAGCGCATCGACCCCGCGCGGGTCCACAATCTTTACGTCGCCCTGCACATCGAGGAGCGCGAGAGGATCAAGGGCGTGGACGCCTTCATCCGCAACGCCCGCCTGCTGATGGACAAGGGCTTCGAAATCATCGTCAATTACGTGGTCCACCCCACCCTGGAAGAGCGGTTCCACAAGGACGTGGAGTTTTACGGAAGCCACGGCATCAAGATCACCCCGCGCCCCTTCCGCGGGACCTTCGAGGGAAGACGCTACCCCGAAGCCTACGGCGACCGGGCGCAGGCCATCTTCGCCGACCACCCGGAACAGGGCAAAAAGGTGGCCTTCAATTTCGAGGGGCTGCCCTGCTCGGCGGGCCGCACGCTGTTGCGCATGGAATCCGACGGGACCATTTTCCGCTGCCCGGGCGACAAGACCGTCCTCGGCAATGTCATGGACGAGGTGCGCCTCTACGAAGGATTCCCGCCCTGCACCAAGAAACGGTGCCCCTGCCGGGGGCTGGACCATGTGCGGCTGACCTCCGCCCAGGCCGCCCTGGTCGAAGGCGTCCAGTTTGCCGTGGTGGCCGAAAACAAGGCATCCGAAGAGGCTTTCCGGCAAGCCGAAAAAACGGCCCCGGGCAACCCGTGCGGCGAGAACAATCTCGGCGTGCTGGCCTGGCGGCGCGGCGACAGGGAAGAGGCCGTTCGGCATTTCGAACGCGCCGCGCAAGCCCGGCCCGACAACGGGCTCTACGCCGAGAACCTGGACACGGCCCGATCCGGTGCCCCCGGCATCGATCCCGGCATCTGCCTGGACATCAACGCCGCGTCGTAA
- a CDS encoding GNAT family N-acetyltransferase yields the protein MTATLRRMMPEDIDAVCTLLHDHMNPNFTPKRWKALFAPSWCGADHDMGIVAEDNGRIVGVHGHVCSYRVIDGHRERFRNFSSWYILKEYRKQGLGSAMVEMATSDPEVTCTVFSLSPKRIDFFKTLGMNVLEEERLLWRKTGKPYENLELVSDPVKIRQCCDLGDIRVFDDHRELPVIPVLVMTRCTQCLLFLSRAIKHDGVIYYDVLYRSNPVMFTERIQDIAEALLPDDECVLAADRRFLNSDAGGEVETIKCPRFYKSKRVQPRDVDLAYSEISLLGLKLD from the coding sequence ATGACCGCTACACTGCGCCGGATGATGCCTGAGGATATTGATGCCGTCTGCACCTTGCTGCACGACCACATGAACCCGAATTTCACCCCGAAGCGATGGAAGGCCCTTTTTGCTCCGTCCTGGTGCGGAGCGGATCACGACATGGGCATCGTCGCCGAGGACAACGGACGCATTGTGGGCGTGCACGGCCATGTCTGCTCCTACCGCGTCATCGACGGCCACCGCGAGCGGTTTCGGAATTTCTCTTCCTGGTACATTCTCAAGGAGTACCGCAAGCAAGGTCTCGGCTCGGCCATGGTGGAGATGGCCACCTCCGATCCCGAGGTGACCTGCACGGTCTTTTCCCTGTCTCCCAAACGAATCGATTTCTTCAAGACCCTGGGCATGAACGTGCTTGAGGAGGAGCGCCTTCTGTGGCGCAAGACCGGCAAGCCTTACGAGAATCTCGAACTGGTCAGCGATCCGGTCAAGATCCGGCAGTGCTGCGATTTGGGCGACATCCGCGTCTTCGACGACCACCGCGAGCTGCCGGTTATCCCGGTCCTGGTCATGACCCGTTGCACCCAATGCCTGCTGTTCCTGTCCCGCGCGATCAAGCACGACGGCGTGATCTATTACGATGTACTCTACCGCTCCAACCCCGTCATGTTCACCGAGCGTATCCAGGATATCGCCGAGGCCCTGCTGCCGGACGACGAATGCGTTTTGGCCGCGGACCGGAGATTTCTGAACAGTGACGCCGGGGGCGAGGTGGAAACCATCAAGTGCCCGAGATTCTACAAATCCAAGCGGGTGCAGCCCCGGGACGTCGATCTGGCCTACTCCGAGATATCCCTGCTGGGACTCAAGCTCGATTAG
- a CDS encoding DMT family transporter: MNTRAFRADVLLFITAAIWGLAFVAQRVGMEHVGPLTFNGIRFALGALALVPLTMTMERRRAPGAAVADRKRMAVGGISLGLALFVGASLQQIGLAGPQLAEFGLEASTAGKAGFITGLYVVLVPIFGLLLAQRPGWGTWVGAGLAVIGMYLLSVTADLSISFGDMLVLVGAFFWAGHVLLVGKLSPGLDGVDAIKLSTIQFAACAILSLIGAVATEEITVSGVIGAGPAILYGGLMSVGVAYTLQVVAQRDAQPAHAAIILSLESVFAAVGGWLMLGEVLTTRGMVGCALMLGGMVLSQLKP; this comes from the coding sequence GTGAATACCCGCGCATTTCGCGCCGACGTCCTGCTTTTCATTACCGCCGCTATCTGGGGCCTGGCCTTCGTGGCCCAGCGCGTCGGCATGGAGCACGTCGGCCCCCTGACCTTCAACGGCATCCGTTTCGCCCTGGGCGCGCTCGCCCTGGTTCCTTTGACCATGACCATGGAGCGCAGGCGCGCTCCCGGCGCGGCCGTGGCCGATCGCAAACGCATGGCTGTGGGCGGGATATCCCTGGGCCTGGCCCTGTTCGTCGGGGCTTCCCTGCAACAGATCGGGCTGGCCGGTCCGCAATTGGCCGAGTTCGGCCTGGAGGCGTCCACCGCTGGCAAGGCCGGGTTCATCACCGGTCTGTACGTCGTGCTGGTGCCCATTTTCGGCCTGCTCCTGGCCCAGCGGCCCGGCTGGGGCACCTGGGTGGGTGCGGGATTGGCCGTGATCGGCATGTATCTCCTTTCCGTCACCGCCGACCTGTCCATCTCCTTCGGGGACATGCTCGTCCTCGTGGGCGCGTTTTTCTGGGCGGGGCATGTGCTGCTCGTGGGCAAGCTTTCCCCTGGGCTGGACGGAGTGGACGCCATCAAACTGTCCACCATCCAGTTCGCCGCCTGCGCGATCCTGTCCCTCATCGGGGCCGTGGCCACCGAGGAGATCACCGTATCGGGCGTCATCGGCGCGGGCCCGGCCATTCTGTACGGCGGTCTCATGTCCGTGGGCGTGGCCTACACCCTCCAGGTGGTCGCCCAGCGAGACGCCCAGCCCGCCCACGCGGCCATCATCCTCAGCCTGGAATCGGTGTTCGCCGCCGTGGGCGGATGGTTGATGCTCGGCGAGGTGCTCACCACCCGCGGGATGGTCGGTTGCGCCCTCATGTTGGGGGGCATGGTGTTGAGTCAGTTGAAGCCGTAG
- a CDS encoding glycosyltransferase, which produces MPEHSNNKTLGMVLKGYPRISETFISNEIRLLEEMGFKIHIYSMRAPRENFSHESVKRIKAGVTYLPSSMIWGLPTLLYHNIRLFLRMPERYRECLKLMAKRFRLAPKKHTWVKHMLQAGYIMQKSVIDDGVDLAHLHGHFAHTPTTVTMYAACLAGIPFSFTAHAKDIYTQDPRRIQDKVKRAKFVVTCTRYNEQYLREHVANGNPIHCVYHGINLDLFSPNGRSPEIAPPYHILTVARFVEKKGLDTVLKALAELRARGIEFRYTLVGEGKAKFNRKIKDLVHRLGLDDVTTLPGTITHDEVIKLLGSADCFTLGCRKAKDGDRDGIPNVVAEAMATGVPVAATDVSGVPELVTHEQTGLLCPSNDPKALADIIQRALTDNDLRRTIIPAAVEQAHALFNNKILIRRLGEIYKSHDVPCGQ; this is translated from the coding sequence ATGCCCGAACATTCCAACAACAAGACCTTGGGCATGGTGCTCAAGGGCTACCCCCGCATTTCCGAAACCTTCATCTCCAACGAGATTCGCCTGCTCGAAGAGATGGGCTTCAAAATTCACATCTACTCCATGCGCGCCCCGCGCGAGAATTTTTCCCACGAGTCCGTCAAACGGATCAAGGCGGGCGTCACCTACCTCCCCTCGTCCATGATCTGGGGACTGCCGACCCTGCTCTATCACAATATCCGCCTCTTCCTGCGGATGCCCGAAAGATACCGCGAATGCCTCAAGCTCATGGCCAAACGGTTCCGGCTCGCCCCCAAAAAGCACACCTGGGTCAAGCACATGCTCCAGGCCGGGTACATCATGCAGAAATCCGTCATCGACGACGGCGTGGACCTGGCCCACCTGCACGGCCATTTCGCCCACACTCCGACCACCGTGACCATGTACGCCGCCTGTCTCGCCGGAATCCCTTTTTCCTTCACCGCTCACGCCAAGGACATCTACACCCAGGACCCGCGCCGCATACAGGACAAGGTCAAACGCGCCAAGTTCGTCGTCACCTGCACCCGGTACAATGAACAGTACCTCCGCGAACACGTGGCCAACGGCAACCCCATTCACTGCGTCTATCACGGCATCAATCTCGACCTTTTCTCTCCCAACGGACGCTCGCCCGAAATCGCGCCGCCCTATCACATCCTCACCGTCGCCCGGTTCGTGGAAAAGAAGGGCCTCGACACCGTGCTCAAGGCCCTGGCCGAACTGCGCGCCAGAGGCATCGAGTTCCGCTACACGCTGGTCGGCGAGGGCAAGGCCAAGTTCAACCGCAAAATCAAGGACCTGGTCCACAGGCTCGGCCTCGACGACGTCACCACGCTCCCCGGCACCATAACCCACGACGAGGTCATCAAACTTCTCGGCTCCGCCGACTGCTTCACCCTCGGCTGCCGAAAGGCCAAGGACGGAGACCGCGACGGCATCCCCAACGTGGTCGCCGAAGCCATGGCCACCGGCGTGCCCGTGGCCGCCACCGACGTGTCCGGCGTGCCCGAACTCGTCACGCACGAACAAACCGGCCTTCTCTGCCCGTCCAACGACCCCAAGGCGTTGGCCGACATCATCCAGCGCGCCCTCACCGACAACGACTTGCGGCGAACCATCATCCCTGCCGCCGTGGAACAGGCCCACGCACTCTTCAACAACAAGATCCTCATCCGCCGACTCGGCGAAATCTACAAAAGCCACGACGTGCCCTGCGGGCAATAG
- a CDS encoding glycosyltransferase family protein, translating to MESKAYNILMYSHDTYGLGHIRRTMAIARNLVGPEVNILIVTGSPIVGRYSMPKGIDFVRIPGMIKKTNVVYVPHSIKVDPKIAISIRTQIISATAKSFKPDLLIVDKVPTGLKREVLPTLKWMRKKLPCSRVVLGLRDILDDAESTRADWKRKKFPEVLRDLYSEIWVYGTKSMYDPITEYAFPDDIAAKTVFTGYIPRFVPSTRKAKRRHKQIIVTIGGGGDGYRVLDTYLKMLETNGSVDFNTLMITGPFLSPERLDELADRARSLKVQLKPFVRNMEKRMAKSDLVVSMGGYNTMCEILSLKKPSLIIPRDTPRQEQLIRAQVFKKQGLCEFLPWDKISPETMREKINALLDDPSSYTTALESFAMTGLDVMRERLQFFRENC from the coding sequence ATGGAATCAAAAGCCTACAACATCCTCATGTACTCCCACGACACCTATGGTCTGGGACACATCCGCCGCACGATGGCCATCGCCCGGAACCTGGTCGGACCGGAGGTGAACATCCTCATCGTCACGGGCTCCCCAATAGTCGGCCGGTACTCCATGCCGAAGGGCATCGACTTCGTGCGCATCCCCGGCATGATAAAAAAGACCAACGTCGTCTACGTACCCCACTCCATCAAGGTCGACCCCAAGATCGCCATTTCCATCCGCACCCAGATCATCTCGGCCACCGCCAAAAGCTTCAAGCCCGACCTGCTCATCGTCGACAAGGTCCCCACCGGGCTCAAACGCGAGGTTCTGCCCACCCTCAAGTGGATGCGCAAGAAACTGCCCTGTTCCCGGGTGGTCCTCGGCCTGCGCGACATCCTGGACGACGCCGAATCCACCCGCGCCGACTGGAAACGAAAAAAATTTCCCGAGGTCCTGCGCGACCTCTACTCGGAGATATGGGTCTACGGCACCAAATCCATGTACGACCCCATCACCGAATACGCCTTCCCCGACGACATCGCCGCCAAGACGGTCTTCACCGGATACATCCCGCGCTTCGTGCCCAGCACCCGCAAGGCCAAACGCAGGCACAAGCAGATCATCGTCACCATCGGCGGGGGCGGCGACGGCTACAGGGTTCTCGACACCTACCTCAAGATGCTTGAGACGAACGGCTCCGTCGATTTCAACACCCTCATGATAACCGGCCCGTTCCTCTCCCCCGAACGGCTCGACGAACTGGCCGACCGGGCCCGTTCCCTCAAAGTTCAGCTCAAGCCCTTCGTGCGCAACATGGAAAAACGCATGGCCAAGTCCGACCTCGTGGTCTCCATGGGCGGCTACAACACCATGTGCGAAATCCTCTCCCTGAAGAAGCCCTCCCTCATCATCCCGCGCGACACCCCGCGCCAGGAGCAACTCATCCGCGCACAGGTCTTCAAAAAACAGGGGCTTTGCGAATTTCTCCCGTGGGACAAGATTTCGCCCGAAACCATGCGCGAAAAGATCAACGCCCTGCTTGACGACCCGTCTTCCTACACCACCGCCCTAGAATCCTTTGCCATGACCGGCCTGGACGTCATGCGCGAACGTCTCCAATTCTTCCGAGAGAACTGCTGA
- a CDS encoding WbuC family cupin fold metalloprotein, whose protein sequence is MSEEKSHPTALEAPSGDVVPLTLSMVGKLLAQSQHSPRKRLLQKLHKSHDASVHRMFNAMQPGTYVMPHRHLEPAKNETILVMAGSMLFIEFTDDGEIADQILLQPGTETFGVDVAPHVYHTYLPLKADTLVFECKTGPYREESDKNVPGWAPREGTPEASDYLLDLLKRVAAKANAEAEAVKAERGGEPDQ, encoded by the coding sequence ATGAGTGAAGAAAAAAGCCACCCCACGGCCCTGGAAGCGCCTTCGGGCGACGTTGTGCCCCTGACCCTCAGCATGGTGGGGAAGCTGCTTGCGCAGTCGCAACACAGCCCACGCAAGCGGCTGCTCCAGAAGCTGCACAAGTCCCATGACGCTTCGGTGCATCGCATGTTCAACGCCATGCAGCCCGGTACTTACGTCATGCCGCACAGACACCTCGAACCGGCCAAGAACGAGACCATTCTGGTCATGGCCGGGTCCATGCTTTTCATTGAGTTCACGGATGACGGCGAGATAGCCGATCAAATCCTGCTCCAGCCGGGCACCGAAACCTTCGGTGTGGATGTGGCTCCGCATGTCTATCACACCTACCTTCCGCTCAAGGCGGACACCCTGGTCTTCGAATGCAAGACCGGGCCTTATCGCGAGGAATCGGACAAGAACGTGCCCGGCTGGGCCCCGCGCGAGGGAACACCGGAAGCCTCGGACTATCTGCTGGATCTGCTCAAGAGGGTGGCGGCCAAGGCCAACGCCGAGGCCGAGGCTGTCAAGGCGGAGCGGGGCGGAGAGCCCGATCAATAG
- a CDS encoding polysaccharide deacetylase family protein: MTVDSMNMLLRELDAWKDAGKTAEFWWRDDDAAEPTVALDRLIALSDRFGVPCGLATVPAKAGEPLRKTVSHAHNVWVLQHGFAHVNHAPSGAGAWELGNHRPKSVILEELKQGMGKLTQLFKTRFVPVLVPPWNRIDPELLPYLPVMGYRGLSSSYKKQRPAPPAELRVADACCDVLHWKDKPHVRFAGTEKCLKSLVEHLKDKRTGEIPPEEPTCLLTHHMVMDADAWGFVEALFEATSAHPAAKWLSPAVIWPAKG, from the coding sequence ATGACAGTTGACTCTATGAACATGCTGCTGCGCGAGCTGGACGCCTGGAAGGACGCGGGAAAGACCGCCGAATTCTGGTGGCGCGACGACGACGCGGCCGAACCGACCGTGGCCCTGGACCGTCTTATCGCCTTGAGCGACCGGTTCGGCGTACCTTGCGGCCTGGCCACAGTTCCGGCCAAGGCGGGCGAACCCCTGCGCAAAACCGTGTCCCATGCCCACAATGTATGGGTGCTGCAACACGGCTTCGCTCATGTGAACCACGCCCCGTCGGGCGCGGGCGCGTGGGAGCTGGGCAACCATCGGCCCAAGTCCGTGATTCTGGAAGAGCTCAAGCAGGGCATGGGCAAGCTTACCCAGCTGTTCAAGACCCGGTTCGTGCCCGTGCTGGTTCCGCCGTGGAACCGCATCGATCCCGAGCTGCTCCCCTATCTGCCGGTAATGGGCTACCGGGGCCTGTCCTCCAGCTACAAGAAGCAACGGCCCGCCCCGCCCGCCGAGCTTCGCGTGGCGGATGCCTGCTGCGACGTGCTGCATTGGAAGGACAAGCCGCATGTGCGTTTCGCCGGAACGGAAAAGTGCCTGAAGTCTTTGGTGGAGCACCTGAAGGACAAGCGTACGGGCGAAATTCCCCCGGAAGAGCCCACCTGTCTGCTCACCCATCATATGGTTATGGACGCCGACGCCTGGGGTTTCGTCGAGGCCCTGTTCGAGGCGACCTCGGCCCATCCGGCCGCGAAGTGGCTCTCTCCGGCCGTCATCTGGCCCGCCAAGGGCTGA